TCACTAAAACGGAATAACTGAATTTCCCGATAGAAATTAGACAAGTACTGGCAAATAATCACACACATAAGTGCTTGTCTGGTTGTAGGGTATATATTATTTTCC
This genomic interval from Scytonema hofmannii PCC 7110 contains the following:
- a CDS encoding DUF6888 family protein, which codes for MCVIICQYLSNFYREIQLFRFSDTAGNVFILAGDELQILARS